A stretch of the Teretinema zuelzerae genome encodes the following:
- a CDS encoding alpha-amylase family glycosyl hydrolase, with the protein MKSIKFACIAVLAASLVSASCSSDSSAKPGEPTDGIDKSYPVFTPIGGFYREAQTVSISNASGGAIHYTLDGTKPTTDSAIYSAPFAVSKACVIRALAVQSDGSFAYAQTAFDFDLDRSTDYAGTVLDSPNWRDKVIYFLLTDRFYNGNASNDDDGDGFDETTPFAGQPESGFNGGDLAGVRQKLDYIKSLGADAVWITPPVKNQVSEGNYHGYHGYWASDFTETDSHFGSLSEYQSLVNDAHEKNLYVIQDIVVNHTGDFMKITAPVTEELMNAGTLPSSVFSLNANSVPASAPDQLPWKFNDPNLLTVDEFKNSSFYNFKPSITDYTDSSQLLTWQMSDLDDMNTDNPVVQNLLRGYFRYWIDKAGIDGYRIDTVMYVDPAFFEGFINSTEADNQGVREYARQKGKNDFITFGEAWSIDETVVSSYSKNRLTGDPRIDSMIYFPLTFAVRNCLSSGSGTRSISSVLNNRYTVKVGYRDPDRMVTFIDNHDMDRLIMNTDPELVKAAYALIMTLPGVPQIYYGAEQGLSAQRPAMFAGGFECDADAFDETSEWYSFFKDVIALRKSHDVFRYNRTTVLKDTVGTGGLLAYALTGRDPADSAVTLERAAGTRALFVMNNSEAEQVFNVEQNIFLKGDSLSLLQPSSPGYPQTLTASSDGALSFIVPGKSYGVYILDSLDGTSEDTSHAIELTSSYTEVFTGDAISVSGTSTHAGTVKIVKNNDYSNAQEFTVTAGAFQLDCGIASLSNGTNYVEAVLLAADGAVAYSSPVSFKIDRPFVERAAASDPVNDDTGPAGYSYGMPTTTIQPYDGQMDITGVSIKTSGTDMRIEISTRSMTKGWNPTINAFDHVMFTLFFAKPGSTEGCSVHPRQNYTLPGGFAWDYMLKAEGWGSSFYSSQNASATVDGTSVSPSPTSEVDWSGIEGTRAEPGKIVFVVKGASLGYPASLDGWKVYINTYDYDTQKLRGMGMESSEWKFSGGNLETDPLVIDETAALEISL; encoded by the coding sequence TTGAAATCAATCAAGTTCGCCTGCATCGCCGTTTTAGCCGCGAGTCTGGTTTCTGCTTCCTGTTCCAGCGATTCCTCCGCGAAGCCGGGCGAACCGACCGACGGCATCGATAAATCGTATCCTGTTTTTACTCCGATCGGCGGTTTTTACCGCGAAGCTCAAACCGTCTCTATTTCAAACGCGTCCGGCGGGGCGATTCATTACACCCTCGACGGCACAAAGCCGACAACCGATTCCGCAATATATTCCGCTCCGTTCGCGGTAAGCAAAGCGTGCGTGATCAGAGCTCTCGCCGTGCAGAGCGACGGAAGCTTCGCGTACGCTCAGACCGCCTTCGACTTCGATCTCGACCGTTCGACGGACTATGCCGGTACCGTTCTGGATTCCCCGAACTGGCGGGACAAGGTGATTTATTTCCTGTTGACGGACCGGTTCTACAACGGCAATGCGTCGAACGACGACGACGGCGACGGTTTCGACGAAACGACCCCCTTCGCCGGACAGCCCGAGTCGGGCTTCAACGGCGGAGACCTCGCGGGTGTCCGGCAAAAGCTCGATTACATCAAATCCCTCGGCGCCGACGCGGTGTGGATAACGCCTCCGGTGAAGAATCAGGTTTCCGAAGGGAACTACCACGGATACCACGGATACTGGGCCTCGGACTTCACCGAGACCGATTCCCATTTCGGCTCGTTAAGCGAATATCAAAGCTTGGTGAACGACGCCCACGAAAAAAATCTCTATGTGATTCAGGATATCGTCGTAAACCATACGGGCGACTTCATGAAGATTACGGCTCCCGTTACGGAAGAGCTCATGAACGCGGGAACTCTTCCTTCTTCCGTATTTTCTTTGAACGCGAACTCGGTTCCGGCTTCCGCTCCTGACCAGCTGCCCTGGAAGTTCAACGATCCGAACCTTCTGACCGTAGACGAATTCAAGAACTCGTCTTTCTATAACTTCAAGCCGTCGATCACCGATTATACCGATTCCTCGCAGCTTCTTACCTGGCAGATGAGCGACCTCGACGACATGAATACCGACAACCCCGTTGTTCAGAATCTGCTGCGCGGATATTTCCGCTACTGGATCGACAAGGCCGGAATCGACGGATACCGCATCGACACGGTCATGTATGTCGACCCCGCGTTCTTCGAAGGCTTCATAAACTCGACCGAAGCGGACAACCAGGGCGTGCGGGAATACGCCAGGCAAAAGGGCAAGAACGACTTCATCACCTTCGGCGAGGCCTGGAGCATCGACGAAACCGTCGTGTCCTCGTATTCGAAAAACAGGCTTACCGGAGATCCGCGCATCGATTCGATGATCTACTTCCCTTTGACCTTCGCCGTGCGCAACTGCCTTTCTTCCGGCTCCGGGACCCGCTCGATTTCCTCCGTGCTGAACAACCGGTACACGGTCAAGGTCGGCTACCGCGATCCCGACCGAATGGTCACCTTCATCGACAACCACGACATGGACCGTCTGATAATGAACACCGACCCAGAGCTCGTGAAGGCTGCCTACGCGCTTATCATGACCCTGCCGGGCGTTCCCCAGATTTACTACGGGGCCGAACAGGGCCTCTCCGCCCAGCGGCCCGCCATGTTCGCGGGCGGATTCGAATGCGATGCCGACGCCTTCGACGAAACAAGCGAATGGTACTCCTTCTTCAAGGACGTCATCGCGCTCCGAAAATCGCACGACGTGTTCCGCTATAACCGGACGACCGTCCTGAAGGACACCGTCGGAACCGGCGGCCTGCTCGCCTACGCCCTTACCGGCCGCGATCCTGCGGACTCTGCCGTTACGCTTGAACGGGCCGCCGGGACGCGCGCTCTCTTTGTTATGAACAATTCCGAGGCCGAGCAGGTGTTCAACGTCGAGCAGAATATTTTCCTGAAAGGCGATTCTCTTTCCCTTCTTCAGCCGTCTTCCCCGGGCTACCCGCAGACTCTTACAGCGTCTTCAGACGGAGCCCTGTCCTTCATCGTTCCGGGGAAAAGCTACGGCGTGTATATTCTGGACAGCCTCGACGGAACAAGTGAAGACACGAGCCATGCAATCGAATTGACCTCGTCTTATACGGAAGTCTTTACCGGCGACGCGATATCCGTTTCGGGAACTTCAACCCACGCAGGAACAGTTAAAATCGTTAAGAACAACGATTACTCGAACGCCCAGGAATTTACCGTTACGGCCGGTGCCTTCCAGCTGGACTGCGGCATCGCATCTCTATCGAACGGCACCAACTACGTCGAAGCGGTGTTGCTGGCAGCGGACGGCGCGGTCGCGTACTCCTCGCCGGTAAGCTTCAAGATCGACAGGCCGTTCGTCGAGCGAGCCGCTGCTTCAGATCCCGTCAACGACGATACGGGTCCTGCCGGATATTCGTACGGTATGCCGACGACGACGATCCAGCCCTACGACGGCCAGATGGACATTACCGGAGTGTCGATAAAAACCTCCGGAACCGATATGCGAATAGAAATTTCCACGCGCTCCATGACCAAGGGCTGGAACCCGACGATCAACGCCTTCGATCACGTGATGTTCACCCTTTTCTTCGCGAAACCCGGATCGACTGAGGGCTGCTCCGTGCATCCTCGCCAGAACTACACCCTGCCCGGCGGTTTCGCCTGGGACTATATGCTGAAGGCTGAGGGGTGGGGCTCGTCGTTCTACTCGTCTCAAAACGCTTCGGCAACGGTAGACGGAACCTCGGTTTCGCCCTCTCCGACGAGCGAGGTCGACTGGTCCGGCATAGAAGGCACGAGGGCCGAGCCGGGAAAAATCGTGTTCGTCGTAAAAGGAGCCTCGCTCGGATATCCGGCAAGCCTCGACGGCTGGAAGGTGTACATCAACACCTACGACTACGACACGCAAAAGCTCAGGGGCATGGGAATGGAAAGCTCCGAGTGGAAGTTCAGCGGCGGCAATCTGGAAACCGATCCGCTGGTGATCGACGAGACTGCCGCGTTGGAGATCTCGCTGTAG